In one window of Halorussus caseinilyticus DNA:
- a CDS encoding nitroreductase family protein — MHEHTSQPANVVRTNRTLRTRFPGVLTDSERPVIDVYDGESVSTRELTTPVTLSLLSFATEPRTLAEIDEHLRERSSLDADRRTALTASLRDDGILVAPGATPESAVEWVRRGWYGALYYHLQTRDDGPADGSAFDYPPTAAESPPGPRVALPDPEPLPDVPFADVLLSRRTCRDFDGTAISRQSLSTLLFHTFEPIRRVRSGDVEAATTDERLAVAGLAPFLVVNRGSDLDTGVYRYDPANHALFEVEGTALADDADGTAADAAVQRLVTGQPYIDGASMTLVLTFRIAHLQQSGNLSCLRNLFTTASASGHRLLLTAVGTGFEVFQTAAVSESVASELLGVDEFAHAPGYVLAVGQGEVDA; from the coding sequence ATGCACGAACATACTTCTCAACCCGCGAACGTGGTACGAACGAACCGGACGCTCCGGACTCGATTTCCGGGCGTCCTGACCGACTCGGAGCGCCCCGTCATCGACGTGTACGACGGTGAGAGCGTTTCGACGCGCGAACTCACGACCCCTGTGACACTCTCGCTCCTGTCGTTCGCAACCGAACCCCGGACGCTGGCCGAAATCGACGAGCATCTCCGGGAACGCTCCTCGCTCGACGCCGACCGGCGGACCGCGCTGACGGCCTCGCTCCGCGACGACGGGATTCTCGTCGCGCCGGGTGCGACCCCGGAGTCCGCCGTCGAGTGGGTGCGTCGTGGCTGGTACGGTGCCCTCTACTACCACCTACAGACGAGAGACGACGGCCCGGCCGACGGGAGCGCGTTCGACTACCCGCCGACTGCGGCCGAGTCGCCGCCCGGCCCGCGAGTCGCGCTTCCGGACCCGGAGCCACTACCGGACGTTCCGTTCGCCGACGTACTGCTGTCGCGTCGGACCTGCCGGGACTTCGACGGGACGGCGATTTCCCGCCAGTCGCTCTCGACGCTCCTGTTTCACACGTTCGAGCCGATTCGCCGAGTCCGGTCCGGCGACGTGGAAGCGGCGACGACCGACGAACGACTCGCCGTCGCCGGTCTCGCACCGTTCCTCGTCGTCAATCGGGGCAGTGACCTCGACACGGGCGTCTATCGCTACGACCCCGCGAACCACGCGCTGTTCGAAGTCGAAGGCACGGCGCTCGCCGACGACGCCGACGGCACGGCGGCCGACGCCGCGGTCCAGCGACTCGTGACCGGCCAACCCTACATCGACGGTGCGTCGATGACCCTCGTGCTGACGTTTCGAATCGCCCACCTCCAGCAGTCCGGGAACCTGAGTTGCCTCCGAAACCTGTTCACGACTGCTTCCGCGTCGGGCCACCGCCTGCTTCTGACCGCGGTCGGAACCGGGTTCGAGGTGTTCCAGACGGCGGCGGTCAGCGAGTCGGTGGCGAGCGAACTCCTCGGCGTGGACGAGTTCGCGCACGCGCCGGGCTACGTCCTCGCGGTCGGACAGGGGGAGGTGGACGCATGA
- a CDS encoding phosphotriesterase family protein, producing MTEITTVTGKLSADEMGRTLPHEHVAYGVPGWRIDKSVAPYDRDECRRRAVETLSRLREEFGLDTLFDATMNDAGRDARLLRDVAEESGVSIVCSTGTYPESRGSTTYFDQHRRLLGDVTDELEELFVTELRDGIRDTGVRAGIVKVGSSNGEITDYDDALLRAAARTQRRTGAPILTHTESGTMGVEQAETLLDAGANPDRTVIGHIDQHDPEVQRELVEMGVRIGFDQIGTNGDETDDDTRIERVASLCRDGYADRILLSHDYIVNWLGRSVEVIYDDLDQWRPDRLFEYVVPELETALSPDDVTTMTETNPKRLFTA from the coding sequence ATGACAGAGATTACTACAGTCACCGGGAAGCTGTCGGCCGACGAGATGGGTCGTACTCTCCCGCACGAACACGTCGCTTACGGCGTACCGGGTTGGCGAATAGACAAGTCGGTCGCGCCGTACGACAGAGACGAGTGCCGACGACGGGCCGTCGAGACACTGAGTCGGTTGCGCGAGGAGTTCGGTCTCGACACCCTCTTCGACGCGACGATGAACGACGCCGGACGAGACGCCCGTCTGCTCCGCGACGTTGCCGAGGAGAGCGGCGTCTCCATCGTCTGCTCGACCGGCACGTATCCCGAAAGCCGCGGTTCCACGACGTACTTCGACCAGCATCGCCGACTCCTCGGCGACGTGACCGACGAACTCGAAGAACTGTTCGTCACCGAACTCCGTGACGGAATCAGGGACACCGGAGTTCGGGCCGGAATCGTCAAGGTCGGGAGTAGCAACGGCGAGATTACCGACTACGACGACGCCCTGCTCCGGGCCGCAGCGCGCACACAGCGCCGGACCGGTGCGCCGATTCTCACCCACACCGAGTCGGGCACGATGGGCGTCGAACAGGCCGAGACGCTCCTCGACGCGGGCGCGAACCCCGACCGGACGGTAATCGGGCACATCGACCAGCACGACCCGGAGGTCCAGCGCGAACTCGTGGAGATGGGCGTCCGCATCGGGTTCGACCAAATCGGCACGAACGGCGACGAGACCGACGACGACACGCGAATCGAGCGCGTCGCCAGTCTGTGCAGGGACGGCTACGCCGACCGGATTCTACTGTCACACGACTACATCGTCAACTGGCTCGGCCGGTCGGTCGAGGTTATTTACGACGACTTAGACCAGTGGCGTCCGGACCGCCTGTTCGAGTACGTAGTTCCGGAACTCGAAACCGCCCTCTCGCCCGACGACGTGACGACGATGACCGAGACCAACCCGAAGAGGCTATTCACGGCGTGA
- a CDS encoding carbamoyltransferase: MSERTVLGLKCGVVDYWGHDNSVVVARDGEVLFAAEDERYTRSKHGSHAFPERTIEAALSECDLELADVDRIAVPYDPKLEPKRLARKLRAIPFADESLSERFRHLRHAADHFRKFGLSLHSEVRDRFADLGSPVPPIATTGHHRSHAVSAFAPSGFESALVVTLDSSGEYDSTVVWAADESGLERVATYPFPNSLGMFYSVVTGYLGYVPLNGEGKVMGLAPYGERDEDIERALRRVVTTGLDYDVTALTGGETTESGIRRLERLFDRPRTTDTETFSQWEKDLARVVQSMVEETVTDIVARYCSETGLENVAVAGGLGLNCKLNQRIRELPAVEEFFVQPVANDAGVALGAALDQFPADSVPTLETVYWGPEYPPEAIETYLQRKKLSYSKPDDFERAVAERLADGELVGWFNGRLEMGPRALGNRSIIADPRTSESRQRVNEYVKDREQWRPFAPSVVESRADEYFVDGRRAPFMIETFDVRPEKRDEIAAAIHPSDGTARPQTVTESQNPQYYRLLDEFADITGVPVLLNTSFNDHGEPIVTSPVQAISDFYSMGLDALAIEGLLVEK, translated from the coding sequence ATGAGTGAACGAACTGTCTTAGGACTCAAGTGCGGCGTCGTGGACTACTGGGGACACGACAACAGCGTCGTCGTCGCCCGCGACGGCGAAGTGCTGTTCGCCGCCGAAGACGAGCGATACACGCGAAGCAAACACGGAAGCCACGCGTTTCCCGAGCGAACTATCGAGGCCGCGCTGAGCGAGTGCGACCTCGAACTCGCCGACGTGGACCGAATCGCGGTGCCGTACGACCCGAAACTGGAACCGAAGCGACTCGCCCGGAAACTCCGAGCGATTCCGTTCGCCGACGAGTCGCTGTCCGAACGCTTCCGCCACCTCCGCCACGCCGCCGACCACTTCCGGAAGTTCGGCCTCTCGCTCCACTCGGAGGTCCGCGACCGATTCGCGGACCTCGGGTCGCCGGTCCCGCCGATAGCGACGACCGGCCACCACCGGAGTCACGCCGTCTCCGCGTTCGCGCCCTCCGGGTTCGAGTCCGCGCTCGTCGTGACCCTCGACTCGTCGGGCGAGTACGACTCGACGGTCGTCTGGGCCGCCGACGAAAGCGGACTCGAACGAGTCGCCACCTACCCCTTCCCGAACAGTCTCGGCATGTTCTACAGCGTCGTGACCGGCTATCTGGGTTACGTACCCCTCAACGGCGAGGGGAAAGTGATGGGGTTGGCACCCTACGGCGAGCGCGACGAGGACATCGAACGCGCGCTTCGGCGGGTGGTCACGACCGGACTCGACTACGACGTGACCGCACTCACCGGCGGCGAGACCACCGAATCGGGCATCCGGCGGTTGGAGCGACTCTTCGACCGCCCGCGGACGACCGACACCGAGACGTTCTCACAGTGGGAGAAAGACCTCGCCCGCGTCGTCCAGTCGATGGTCGAGGAGACCGTCACCGACATCGTGGCCCGCTACTGTAGCGAGACGGGACTCGAAAACGTCGCAGTCGCGGGCGGTCTCGGACTCAACTGCAAACTCAACCAGCGAATCCGCGAACTTCCGGCCGTCGAGGAGTTCTTCGTCCAACCGGTTGCGAACGACGCCGGTGTCGCACTCGGCGCGGCGCTAGACCAGTTCCCCGCCGATTCGGTGCCGACGCTGGAGACGGTCTACTGGGGTCCGGAGTACCCCCCAGAAGCCATCGAGACCTACCTCCAGCGGAAGAAACTCAGTTACAGCAAGCCCGACGACTTCGAGCGAGCGGTCGCCGAACGACTCGCGGACGGCGAACTCGTCGGGTGGTTCAACGGCCGACTCGAGATGGGACCGCGGGCGCTCGGCAACCGAAGCATCATCGCCGACCCGCGGACCAGCGAGTCGCGCCAGCGCGTCAACGAGTACGTCAAGGACCGCGAGCAGTGGCGGCCGTTCGCGCCGTCGGTCGTCGAGTCGCGCGCCGACGAGTACTTCGTGGACGGACGACGCGCCCCGTTCATGATAGAGACGTTCGACGTTCGACCGGAGAAACGAGACGAGATAGCCGCGGCCATCCATCCGAGCGACGGAACGGCGCGCCCCCAGACCGTAACCGAGTCCCAGAACCCGCAGTACTACCGACTGCTCGACGAGTTCGCCGACATCACCGGCGTTCCGGTGCTGTTGAACACCTCGTTCAACGACCACGGCGAACCCATCGTCACTTCGCCGGTGCAGGCCATCTCGGACTTCTACTCGATGGGTCTCGACGCCCTCGCCATCGAAGGGCTACTGGTCGAGAAGTGA
- a CDS encoding MFS transporter, producing the protein MTQNLRTRLARLFEPFTAQYASLRHLRDRDLALLSVARLLDQMSISFIVPLLPIYAENLGASAFLIGLIFSAETLSKAVFSTPFGHLSDRFDRRLLVSVGLVISALSVVAFGFVEVPLLFIGFRALDGAASAMREPAANAYIGDAFDESERGGAMGAYRTVGMLGVAIGPAVGGLLSASYGYALPFVVLGAGTLVGGLAVFVSLNPSSDQSAESSGDDSADAETDWSLLPDLSLGTIREATTLPMAALGVSVFVAQVGSGAFSPLFAVLLETTLGAGPAYTGTMYSVFGLSMFLFMPVGGTLADTAGRKRSLLIGKVLWAVVVFGLALATTRLVPPVLLFVAGIASAFAGPALGAMQYELAPEGREGTVLGAYSTLASAGMAVGPLLGGALTDVFGVTTVFLLMGGLWLFDTGTIAFGVRETVSKGSESSEPSDSTAGSSE; encoded by the coding sequence ATGACACAGAACCTACGCACTCGACTCGCACGCCTGTTCGAACCGTTCACCGCACAGTACGCGTCGCTCCGCCATCTTCGGGACCGCGACTTGGCCCTGCTGTCGGTCGCTCGACTGCTCGACCAGATGTCCATCTCGTTCATCGTGCCGCTTCTCCCGATATACGCCGAAAACCTCGGCGCGAGCGCGTTCCTCATCGGTCTGATATTCTCGGCCGAAACGCTGTCGAAGGCCGTGTTCTCGACGCCGTTCGGCCACCTCTCGGACCGGTTCGACCGCCGCCTCCTCGTCTCGGTCGGGTTGGTAATCAGTGCGCTGAGCGTCGTCGCGTTCGGCTTCGTCGAGGTCCCGCTACTCTTCATCGGGTTTAGAGCGCTCGACGGGGCCGCCAGCGCCATGCGGGAACCGGCGGCCAACGCGTACATCGGCGACGCGTTCGACGAGAGCGAACGCGGCGGTGCGATGGGCGCGTACCGCACCGTCGGGATGCTGGGCGTCGCCATCGGTCCCGCAGTCGGTGGTCTCCTCTCGGCCTCTTACGGGTACGCGCTCCCGTTCGTCGTCCTCGGGGCCGGAACCCTCGTCGGTGGTCTCGCCGTGTTCGTGTCGCTGAATCCGTCGAGCGACCAGTCGGCCGAGTCGTCGGGCGACGACTCGGCCGACGCCGAGACCGACTGGTCGCTCCTGCCCGACCTCTCGCTCGGGACGATACGCGAGGCGACGACGCTCCCGATGGCCGCACTCGGTGTGAGCGTCTTCGTGGCGCAGGTCGGGTCCGGCGCGTTCAGTCCGCTGTTCGCCGTCCTGCTCGAAACGACGCTCGGTGCCGGACCCGCCTACACCGGAACGATGTACAGCGTCTTCGGACTCTCGATGTTCCTGTTCATGCCGGTCGGCGGAACGCTCGCGGACACGGCGGGTCGGAAGCGGAGCCTCCTCATCGGGAAGGTCCTCTGGGCCGTGGTGGTGTTCGGTCTCGCGCTGGCGACGACGCGACTCGTCCCGCCCGTCCTGCTGTTCGTCGCCGGAATCGCCTCCGCGTTCGCGGGTCCCGCGCTCGGAGCGATGCAGTACGAACTCGCACCGGAGGGCCGAGAAGGGACGGTCCTCGGCGCGTACTCGACGCTCGCGTCCGCGGGGATGGCGGTCGGGCCACTTCTCGGCGGTGCGCTCACCGACGTGTTCGGCGTCACGACGGTCTTTCTGTTGATGGGCGGCCTGTGGCTGTTCGACACCGGGACAATCGCGTTCGGCGTCCGCGAGACGGTATCGAAGGGTTCGGAGTCGTCCGAACCCTCGGACTCGACGGCCGGTAGTTCGGAGTGA
- a CDS encoding 2-oxo acid dehydrogenase subunit E2: MSGHADDFERMSPHQQYTMDYMRMAGHRSNVHGLVEIDVTETRQRIRTLEEETGTSVSFTAFVVYCLATTVDEQPHVQRYRDWRGRIHEFEDVDVNVLIERELDGERIGVPHVIRQANQRTLQSIHDEIRRVQSDTADHTDTRLASLARRLPGVLRRQIWHLPQWFPSRWKHLAGTVAVTSIGMFGTGNGWAISPTNYTLQLTVGGIGTKPRLIDGELRSREVLSLTVTFDHDVVDGAPATRFVQRLNEHLEAGHGLDFESTT, translated from the coding sequence ATGAGCGGTCACGCCGATGATTTCGAACGGATGTCTCCGCACCAGCAGTACACGATGGATTACATGCGGATGGCGGGACACCGGAGTAACGTTCACGGACTCGTCGAGATTGATGTCACCGAGACCAGACAACGAATCCGGACACTCGAAGAGGAGACGGGAACGAGCGTCTCCTTCACCGCGTTCGTCGTCTACTGTCTTGCCACTACGGTCGATGAACAACCGCACGTCCAACGGTACCGTGATTGGCGAGGACGAATCCACGAGTTCGAGGATGTCGATGTAAACGTTCTCATCGAACGGGAACTCGACGGGGAACGAATCGGTGTTCCGCACGTCATTCGGCAGGCGAACCAGCGGACTCTGCAATCGATTCACGACGAGATTCGACGAGTTCAGTCGGACACGGCGGACCACACGGACACCAGACTGGCGAGCCTCGCCCGTCGCCTTCCCGGAGTTCTCCGCCGACAAATCTGGCATCTCCCCCAGTGGTTCCCGTCTCGGTGGAAGCACCTCGCTGGCACCGTCGCTGTCACCTCTATAGGTATGTTCGGCACCGGAAACGGGTGGGCTATCAGTCCCACGAACTATACCCTCCAACTCACTGTCGGCGGCATCGGAACCAAACCACGCCTCATCGATGGCGAACTCCGTTCTCGGGAGGTCCTGAGCCTCACCGTCACCTTCGACCACGATGTCGTTGACGGCGCACCGGCCACCCGGTTCGTGCAACGTCTCAACGAGCATCTTGAAGCCGGGCACGGCCTCGACTTCGAGTCCACCACGTAA
- a CDS encoding arsenite methyltransferase: protein MSNDTETAAGDRGPEETREMVRERYGTIASEGQNCCGDVGIDVTDDDGCCDGDADATGSERLGYDADDVASVADGADLGLGCGNPKAFAEMTPGETVLDLGSGAGFDCFLVAQEVGPDGDVIGVDMTPEMVSKARENVAKNDADNVEFRLGEISHLPVSDATVDVVISNCVVNLAPEKQRVFDDAYRVLKPGGRVAISDVVQTASFPDEVKMDPDSLTSCVAGASTVADLEAMLDSAGFEAIEIAPKDESTEFISDWDADRDLGDYLVSATIEARKPARDD, encoded by the coding sequence ATGAGTAACGACACCGAAACGGCGGCCGGTGACCGCGGCCCCGAGGAGACCCGCGAGATGGTGCGCGAACGCTACGGGACTATCGCTTCCGAGGGCCAGAACTGCTGTGGCGATGTCGGCATCGATGTCACCGACGACGATGGATGCTGTGACGGCGATGCGGACGCGACCGGGAGCGAACGCCTCGGCTACGACGCAGACGACGTTGCGTCGGTCGCCGACGGTGCAGACCTCGGCCTCGGGTGTGGGAACCCGAAGGCGTTCGCCGAGATGACGCCCGGCGAGACCGTACTCGACCTTGGCTCCGGTGCGGGCTTCGACTGCTTCCTCGTTGCTCAGGAGGTCGGCCCGGACGGTGATGTCATCGGCGTCGATATGACGCCGGAAATGGTCTCGAAGGCAAGGGAGAACGTCGCAAAGAACGATGCCGATAACGTCGAGTTTCGTCTCGGTGAAATCAGTCACCTCCCCGTTTCCGACGCGACGGTCGATGTCGTCATCTCGAACTGCGTCGTCAACCTCGCCCCTGAAAAACAACGCGTGTTCGACGACGCTTACCGCGTCCTCAAGCCCGGCGGCCGCGTCGCCATCTCGGATGTCGTGCAGACCGCCTCGTTCCCCGACGAGGTGAAGATGGACCCGGACTCGTTGACGAGTTGTGTCGCCGGTGCGTCAACCGTTGCCGACCTCGAAGCGATGCTCGACAGCGCTGGCTTCGAAGCAATCGAGATAGCGCCCAAAGACGAGAGTACCGAGTTCATCAGCGACTGGGACGCCGACCGAGATCTCGGTGACTACCTCGTCTCCGCCACTATCGAGGCCCGGAAGCCAGCACGCGACGACTGA
- a CDS encoding ArsR/SmtB family transcription factor, whose amino-acid sequence MAEDATTDRATDGADTCCTPPGDVDSDAMATDLRVLTAMGNDTRYELLRRITNADDGICVCDLEAAVGVSQSAVSQALSRLYTAQLVTRRKEGSWRYYEPTETTTALLETLDDLRDTHE is encoded by the coding sequence ATGGCGGAGGATGCGACCACTGACCGAGCCACGGACGGGGCAGACACCTGCTGTACCCCACCCGGAGACGTTGATTCGGACGCGATGGCGACGGACCTTCGAGTCCTGACCGCGATGGGAAACGACACGCGATACGAACTGCTTCGCCGAATCACGAACGCCGACGACGGCATCTGCGTCTGCGACCTCGAAGCCGCAGTCGGCGTCAGTCAGAGTGCCGTTAGCCAAGCACTCTCCCGCTTGTACACCGCACAATTGGTCACGCGCCGCAAGGAGGGTTCCTGGCGGTACTACGAACCGACCGAAACAACCACGGCCCTCCTCGAAACGCTCGACGACCTACGAGACACCCATGAGTAA
- a CDS encoding Cdc6/Cdc18 family protein, whose translation MGLNDFERSTTIFRDEAVLRDDYTPDELIERDEELAAFQNALQPVVNNAPPKNIFVYGQTGTGKTLSSRLVLDKLVSDVRQYDDLTVEPVRVVCKSLSSYKVAVRLVNELRPDDDQIARTGYAPGDVYEMLWEAIDATNASHVLFVLDEVDSLGTDDDILYEIPRCTAHGHVEDTFVGVVGISNDFTFRDNLSARVKDSLCDEEIHFAPYDAEQLQHILWDRAKAAFQDNVLDDAVIRLAAAFAAQESGSARRALNILYKAGDLARKQDASQVTEAHVREADNIVEASKIADELRQLPVQNQLVLASVYQFHDRGKTPVRRTDIYDRYVEMANAIDADVKTNRTVHNQLSQLALKGFLEVQEKNQGVKGGKYYTYSLSVQPQTVAEAFRESDRLNPLFG comes from the coding sequence ATGGGGTTAAACGACTTCGAGCGGTCGACCACCATCTTTCGGGACGAGGCCGTACTCCGAGACGATTACACCCCCGACGAACTGATTGAGCGTGACGAAGAACTAGCCGCGTTCCAGAACGCCCTCCAACCCGTCGTCAACAACGCTCCGCCGAAGAACATATTCGTCTACGGACAGACGGGAACCGGGAAAACGCTGAGTTCTCGACTCGTCCTCGACAAACTGGTTTCCGACGTTCGACAGTACGACGACCTCACCGTCGAACCGGTTCGAGTCGTCTGCAAATCCCTCAGCAGTTACAAGGTCGCGGTTCGTCTCGTCAACGAACTGCGACCCGACGACGACCAGATTGCCCGCACCGGATACGCGCCCGGTGACGTGTACGAGATGCTGTGGGAGGCTATCGATGCCACGAACGCCAGTCACGTCCTCTTCGTGCTGGACGAAGTGGATAGCCTCGGCACCGACGACGACATCCTCTACGAGATTCCCCGATGTACCGCCCACGGCCACGTCGAGGACACGTTCGTCGGCGTCGTCGGCATCTCGAACGACTTTACCTTCCGGGATAACTTGAGCGCCCGCGTCAAAGACAGTCTGTGTGACGAAGAAATCCACTTCGCACCATACGACGCCGAGCAGTTACAGCACATCCTCTGGGACCGCGCAAAGGCCGCGTTCCAAGACAACGTGCTAGACGACGCTGTTATTCGATTGGCCGCCGCGTTCGCCGCTCAAGAGAGCGGGTCGGCGCGACGGGCGTTGAATATCCTGTATAAGGCCGGGGACTTGGCGCGGAAACAGGACGCGAGTCAGGTGACTGAAGCGCACGTTCGAGAGGCGGACAACATCGTGGAGGCCAGCAAGATTGCCGATGAACTCCGGCAACTGCCGGTACAAAACCAGTTAGTTTTGGCGTCCGTCTATCAGTTTCACGACCGCGGGAAGACGCCGGTACGTCGGACGGACATTTACGACCGGTACGTCGAGATGGCTAATGCTATCGATGCGGATGTGAAGACGAATCGGACTGTCCACAATCAACTGTCACAGTTAGCGTTGAAAGGGTTTCTCGAAGTGCAGGAGAAGAATCAGGGTGTGAAAGGGGGGAAGTACTACACGTATTCGCTGTCGGTCCAACCGCAGACGGTAGCAGAGGCGTTCCGTGAGTCAGACCGACTGAACCCCTTGTTCGGGTGA
- a CDS encoding acyl-CoA dehydrogenase, which produces MGGSFKNGAGSLDFEENDTDDTDESPPESVSEQAPPTQTSPETSETTDEPQQDGTRSSTSTPAKYPYFVRRNSVGDERSNRLEVHVRDDVADQESAFLTALADELDTDGVAKTDAREFALKLAHEHPDEVAQLMREEGYGELS; this is translated from the coding sequence ATGGGTGGAAGCTTCAAGAACGGCGCAGGGTCGCTCGACTTCGAAGAAAATGACACCGACGACACGGACGAATCGCCCCCCGAGTCCGTTTCAGAGCAAGCACCACCAACTCAAACGTCGCCAGAGACGAGCGAGACAACCGACGAACCACAACAGGACGGCACACGTTCTTCCACGTCTACCCCCGCCAAGTATCCGTACTTCGTCCGTCGGAACTCCGTCGGCGACGAGCGCTCCAATCGACTGGAAGTGCATGTCCGGGATGACGTTGCCGACCAAGAGAGTGCGTTTTTGACGGCACTTGCGGACGAGCTTGATACCGACGGTGTAGCGAAGACCGACGCTCGGGAATTCGCACTGAAACTCGCACACGAACATCCCGACGAAGTTGCTCAGCTCATGCGCGAGGAAGGCTACGGCGAGCTGAGCTAA
- a CDS encoding ParA family protein, with amino-acid sequence MIRSVVYAESGGTYKTTTTANLAVALDRMGLDVLAIDLDPQEGNLTTLFDAGENRDDPEADNIVRHILEMPEGNFEDLIETSAEGVDIIPSHDMLGDFTSNLEQKISYETQMKNIDAEDYDRYGLLYKLLWETEEVHNSYDAILIDPNARAEDLLYNAIYAMRTLVAPVRPAGKGSLSLDGLEELVTNMRQELGIEVGLSCVIPQGVGQTNAHKQYRDQFLQTDEFQTPVAIADRESMMDAMWEARGSAFKVVEERWKTLEADGEMVSEPGKRRIRDREVETLETLWELAGFVATETFDVTIDPELTLDIQDADTRTISYETRSEMEVTN; translated from the coding sequence ATGATTCGCAGTGTCGTATACGCTGAATCCGGCGGCACGTACAAGACGACCACCACCGCGAACCTCGCGGTCGCACTCGACCGCATGGGTCTCGACGTTCTCGCCATCGACCTCGACCCACAAGAGGGCAACCTCACGACCCTATTCGACGCTGGCGAGAACCGCGACGACCCCGAGGCCGACAACATCGTCCGCCACATTCTCGAAATGCCGGAAGGCAACTTCGAAGACCTCATCGAAACCAGCGCCGAAGGGGTTGACATCATCCCGAGCCACGACATGCTCGGTGATTTCACGTCCAACCTCGAACAGAAAATCTCCTACGAAACACAAATGAAGAACATCGATGCAGAGGACTACGACCGCTACGGGCTATTGTACAAGCTTCTCTGGGAGACCGAGGAAGTCCACAACTCGTACGACGCAATCCTCATCGACCCCAACGCGCGCGCCGAAGACCTCCTCTACAACGCCATCTACGCCATGCGGACGCTCGTTGCGCCAGTCCGTCCCGCCGGGAAAGGCAGTCTTAGCCTCGACGGGTTAGAAGAACTCGTCACGAACATGCGGCAGGAACTGGGAATCGAAGTCGGACTGTCGTGTGTCATTCCGCAAGGCGTCGGCCAGACAAACGCCCACAAGCAGTACCGCGACCAATTCCTCCAGACCGACGAGTTCCAAACTCCGGTTGCAATCGCCGACCGCGAAAGCATGATGGACGCGATGTGGGAAGCCCGCGGGTCGGCGTTCAAAGTCGTCGAGGAACGCTGGAAGACCCTCGAAGCGGACGGCGAAATGGTGTCCGAACCGGGGAAACGACGAATCCGGGACCGCGAAGTCGAGACCCTCGAAACCCTCTGGGAACTCGCTGGCTTCGTCGCAACCGAAACCTTCGACGTGACCATCGACCCTGAACTCACACTCGACATCCAAGACGCTGACACACGCACCATCTCTTACGAAACCCGCTCCGAAATGGAGGTGACGAACTGA